The Nocardioides pantholopis genome window below encodes:
- a CDS encoding DEAD/DEAH box helicase: MSTDELSPSERYAEFRQHRAHPVLRDFRAMHDFGLDDFQVRACQEIEEGRGVLVAAPTGSGKTIVGEFAIHLALQTGRKAFYTTPIKALSNQKYHDLVERYGPENVGLLTGDNTVNGEAPVVVMTTEVLRNMLYAGSRTLLGLGFVIMDEVHYLADRSRGAVWEEVIIHLPESVTLVSLSATVSNAEEFGEWLATVRGETATILEERRPVPLYQHVMVGRRMLDLFASSDVDAAAGFVKEGAPVNEELMKVARDDWAATRVRDRRTPRGRSQPGRGGPKQIGNGRRVWVPSRADVVDRLERDGMLPAIVFIFSRVGCDAAVTQCLNAGTRLTTTAERDEIFAYVEASCRHLPADDLHVLGYHDFLDGLTRGVAAHHAGMLPAFKQCVEELFARGLCKVVFATETLALGINMPARTVVIEKLDKWNGETHASITPGEYTQLTGRAGRRGLDTEGHGVVLWQQGMNPRELAGLASTRTYPLRSSFRPSYNMAVNLVHQFGRDTSRELLEQSFAQFQADKAVVGLARQLRKAQDALDGYREAASCHLGDFMEYAALRRRISDVEKGASRARKADRRDEAIESLRALRPGDVISVPTGKFAGFAVVIDPGWAEDNPRPYVVTADRQARRLGMIDFPSPVEALTRVKVPKNFNGRNPQMRRDLASALRTKTHDLSMPTTGRGGPQRSALARSAADEEVAELRAQLQAHPCHVCPDREDHDRWAQRWFKLSRDAETLKRRVENRTNTVARQFDRVCEVLTALDYLEGEKVSPRGRHLMRLYSEMDLVAAECIRRGLWEDLDASGLAAALSVLVFEARRPDDASSPRLPGGAVRDVIGETVRLWGELDRLEKEHRLDFLRQPDPGFAWIAYRWAEGDDLDDVLGETDLAAGDFVRWMKQLLDLAGQVADAAGDSPLRGTARELVRRVRRGVVAYSGLAED, translated from the coding sequence ATGAGCACCGACGAGCTGTCCCCGTCGGAGCGGTACGCCGAGTTCCGGCAGCACCGCGCCCACCCCGTCCTCCGCGACTTCCGGGCCATGCACGACTTCGGCCTCGACGACTTCCAGGTGCGGGCCTGCCAGGAGATCGAGGAGGGCCGCGGCGTGCTCGTCGCCGCCCCGACCGGCTCCGGCAAGACGATCGTGGGCGAGTTCGCGATCCACCTCGCCCTCCAGACCGGGCGCAAGGCGTTCTACACCACCCCGATCAAGGCGCTGTCGAACCAGAAGTACCACGACCTCGTCGAGCGCTACGGCCCCGAGAACGTCGGACTGCTGACCGGCGACAACACCGTCAACGGCGAGGCGCCCGTGGTCGTGATGACCACCGAGGTGCTGCGCAACATGCTCTACGCCGGCTCGCGCACGCTGCTCGGCCTCGGGTTCGTGATCATGGACGAGGTCCACTACCTCGCCGACCGCTCCCGCGGCGCGGTGTGGGAGGAGGTGATCATCCACCTGCCGGAGTCGGTCACGCTGGTCTCGCTCTCGGCCACGGTCTCCAACGCCGAGGAGTTCGGGGAGTGGCTGGCCACCGTGCGCGGCGAGACCGCCACGATCCTCGAGGAGCGCCGCCCGGTGCCGCTCTACCAGCACGTGATGGTCGGCCGCCGGATGCTCGACCTGTTCGCCAGCTCCGACGTCGACGCCGCCGCCGGCTTCGTCAAGGAGGGCGCCCCGGTCAACGAGGAGCTGATGAAGGTCGCCCGCGACGACTGGGCGGCCACCCGGGTCCGCGATCGGCGTACGCCGCGCGGCCGCTCGCAGCCGGGCCGGGGCGGGCCCAAGCAGATCGGCAACGGCCGCCGGGTCTGGGTCCCGAGCCGGGCCGACGTCGTGGACCGCCTCGAGCGCGACGGGATGCTGCCCGCGATCGTGTTCATCTTCAGCCGGGTCGGCTGCGACGCTGCGGTCACCCAGTGCCTCAACGCCGGCACCCGGCTGACCACGACCGCCGAGCGCGACGAGATCTTCGCCTACGTCGAGGCCAGCTGCCGGCACCTGCCGGCCGACGACCTGCACGTGCTCGGCTACCACGACTTCCTCGACGGCCTGACCCGCGGTGTCGCCGCCCACCACGCCGGCATGCTGCCGGCGTTCAAGCAGTGCGTCGAGGAGCTCTTCGCGCGCGGCCTGTGCAAGGTCGTCTTCGCCACCGAGACCCTCGCGCTGGGCATCAACATGCCGGCCCGCACCGTGGTCATCGAGAAGCTCGACAAGTGGAACGGCGAGACGCACGCCTCGATCACGCCGGGGGAGTACACCCAGCTGACCGGGCGGGCCGGGCGTCGCGGGCTCGACACCGAGGGCCACGGCGTGGTGCTGTGGCAGCAGGGCATGAACCCCCGCGAGCTGGCCGGTCTGGCCTCCACCCGCACCTATCCGCTGCGCTCGTCGTTCCGGCCGTCGTACAACATGGCTGTCAACCTCGTGCACCAGTTCGGGCGCGACACCTCCCGCGAGCTGCTGGAGCAGTCCTTCGCCCAGTTCCAGGCCGACAAGGCAGTCGTCGGGCTGGCCCGGCAGCTGCGCAAGGCCCAGGACGCCCTGGACGGCTACCGCGAGGCCGCGAGCTGCCACCTCGGTGACTTCATGGAGTACGCCGCGCTGCGCCGCCGGATCTCCGACGTCGAGAAGGGCGCCAGCCGGGCCCGGAAGGCCGACCGTCGCGACGAGGCGATCGAGTCCCTGCGGGCACTGCGTCCCGGCGACGTGATCTCGGTGCCGACCGGCAAGTTCGCGGGCTTCGCGGTCGTGATCGACCCCGGCTGGGCCGAGGACAACCCGCGGCCGTACGTCGTCACCGCCGACCGGCAGGCGCGGCGGCTGGGGATGATCGACTTCCCGTCGCCGGTCGAGGCCCTGACCCGGGTCAAGGTGCCGAAGAACTTCAACGGACGCAACCCGCAGATGCGCCGCGACCTGGCCTCGGCGCTGCGCACCAAGACCCACGACCTGAGCATGCCGACGACCGGGCGCGGCGGCCCGCAGCGCTCCGCCCTGGCCCGCTCCGCGGCCGACGAGGAGGTCGCCGAGCTGCGCGCGCAGCTCCAGGCGCACCCGTGCCACGTCTGCCCGGACCGCGAGGACCACGACCGGTGGGCCCAGCGGTGGTTCAAGCTGAGCCGCGACGCCGAGACGCTCAAGCGCCGGGTCGAGAACCGCACCAACACCGTCGCCCGTCAGTTCGACCGGGTCTGCGAGGTGCTCACCGCGCTGGACTACCTCGAGGGCGAGAAGGTCAGCCCGCGCGGACGGCACCTGATGCGGCTGTACTCCGAGATGGACCTGGTCGCCGCCGAGTGCATCCGGCGCGGGCTGTGGGAGGACCTCGACGCCTCCGGCCTCGCCGCCGCCCTGTCCGTGCTGGTCTTCGAGGCCCGGCGCCCCGACGACGCGTCGTCGCCGCGGCTGCCCGGCGGCGCCGTGCGGGACGTGATCGGCGAGACCGTGCGCCTGTGGGGCGAGCTGGACCGGCTCGAGAAGGAGCACCGGCTGGACTTCCTGCGCCAGCCCGACCCGGGCTTCGCGTGGATCGCCTACCGGTGGGCGGAGGGCGACGACCTCGACGACGTGCTCGGCGAGACCGACCTGGCCGCGGGCGACTTCGTGCGCTGGATGAAGCAGCTGCTCGACCTCGCCGGGCAGGTCGCCGACGCGGCCGGCGACTCACCCCTG